In Ruminococcaceae bacterium BL-6, a genomic segment contains:
- a CDS encoding PH domain protein, producing the protein MKITLGKASVPLLRTDGTLAVVPLFFLCGILLSVSPLPGFILSMIVALFYLSFLFYYVPRLYRYSLVRLESGFLFWRSGVLFRFTTVLRPEHILTVSVSQTPLQRMFGLCTLTVQPVGSPVRIRQLSCRDALLLKERIAEARHG; encoded by the coding sequence TTGAAGATAACGCTGGGAAAAGCTTCGGTCCCGCTGCTCCGCACGGACGGGACCCTCGCGGTCGTGCCCCTGTTTTTCCTGTGCGGAATCCTGCTTTCGGTTTCTCCCCTGCCCGGCTTTATTCTGAGTATGATCGTTGCGTTATTCTACTTATCGTTTCTTTTTTATTACGTTCCGCGCCTTTACCGATACAGCCTGGTGCGCCTGGAAAGCGGATTCCTTTTCTGGAGGAGCGGCGTGCTGTTCCGCTTTACAACCGTTTTGCGTCCCGAGCACATCCTCACCGTTTCCGTTTCACAGACGCCGCTGCAGCGGATGTTCGGCCTGTGCACGCTCACCGTTCAGCCGGTCGGCTCCCCTGTCCGCATCCGCCAGCTTTCGTGCCGGGATGCCCTGCTGCTGAAGGAGCGGATCGCGGAGGCGCGCCATGGATAA
- a CDS encoding Crp/Fnr family transcriptional regulator: protein MVFLNRPIFDPDIRIAPKEDSWSILEKLETPKIYQKNGMIYRQGETADHFYYLKSGRVRIFISSENGLEKTLTILEKNNIFGEAAFFDGLPRVSSSAALEESEIIPVNQLLLTRCFREEPMMAVNLLKFLARTIRMLSAQVDNMTFLAADRRVAQILTELSERSKTFPQVVNCSHEDLANLAGVSRVTVSRILTRFAKNGWVETRYRKITVLDAGALSRFALS, encoded by the coding sequence ATGGTATTTCTGAATCGGCCTATTTTTGACCCGGACATCCGCATCGCCCCCAAAGAGGATTCCTGGAGTATCCTGGAAAAGCTGGAGACGCCGAAAATTTACCAGAAGAATGGGATGATCTACCGCCAGGGGGAGACCGCCGATCACTTTTACTATTTGAAAAGCGGCCGCGTGCGGATTTTCATCAGTTCGGAAAACGGGCTGGAAAAGACGCTGACCATTCTGGAAAAAAACAACATTTTCGGGGAAGCCGCGTTTTTCGACGGGCTGCCCCGGGTGTCTTCCTCCGCGGCGCTGGAGGAATCCGAGATCATCCCGGTGAACCAGCTCCTTCTGACACGCTGCTTCCGCGAGGAGCCCATGATGGCGGTGAACCTGCTGAAATTTCTCGCCAGAACCATCCGCATGCTTTCGGCGCAGGTGGACAACATGACCTTCCTTGCGGCGGACCGGCGCGTCGCTCAGATTCTGACGGAGCTTTCGGAACGGTCGAAAACGTTTCCCCAAGTCGTCAACTGTTCCCACGAAGATCTGGCAAATCTCGCGGGGGTATCGCGCGTCACGGTCAGCCGGATTCTGACCCGGTTCGCCAAAAACGGCTGGGTCGAAACCCGCTACCGGAAAATCACCGTTCTGGATGCCGGGGCGCTTTCCCGGTTCGCCCTCTCATAA
- a CDS encoding PH domain protein produces MDKRPHPVSVWRYFSRFFFLLAVPVIQAILREPLSKVAWGNLPGLLLIAGLSFFQYDTSGYGIGPRDGGAGEKRPYLRLKSGLFYRRQKILPADCLTSAMIRSTPLLGAFGASQLILDTPAADSKKPSADLYLNRAMLSRWWRRMKKDVHYRYRASQARIFLMAASWSNPASGLVLVGILLDRTGKILGEELSRSLYAAANQSSRLVALGLPPTVAFLGWLLAFGWFAAFVTQFFRYGSFSAGKTPRGILIERGILFRSRQYLKDRAVRAVSVRQTLMMRMLRLSSVYLHTIGSGREKDDRSLLLAAVSEEELEFHLNRIYPMDAECLLTGRHEKKISPPRTALKSFLLLPVCHLLAVVILFLLCRAFAPFFAPLVLFLLVFPLYHTALHIAAWKESFLAVSGKNLVACGYIRDQLFTAVIPRESLQCLVIRQNPFQRVSGRCSLRLCIGTERGACFTLRHFSRKEAEALLGLSG; encoded by the coding sequence ATGGATAAGCGGCCCCACCCGGTTTCCGTATGGCGTTATTTTTCCAGGTTTTTCTTTCTGCTGGCGGTCCCGGTGATTCAGGCGATCCTGCGGGAGCCCCTTTCGAAGGTGGCGTGGGGCAACCTGCCGGGCCTTCTGCTCATCGCGGGGCTGTCGTTTTTCCAGTATGATACGAGCGGCTACGGCATCGGGCCGCGGGATGGCGGTGCGGGAGAAAAGCGGCCGTATCTGCGCCTGAAAAGCGGCCTGTTCTACCGCCGGCAGAAAATTCTGCCCGCCGACTGCCTCACCTCGGCGATGATCCGTTCCACGCCGTTGCTCGGCGCGTTCGGGGCGTCTCAGCTGATTCTGGATACCCCCGCCGCCGACTCCAAAAAGCCCAGCGCGGACCTGTATCTGAACAGGGCAATGCTCTCCAGGTGGTGGCGCAGGATGAAAAAGGACGTGCATTACCGCTACCGGGCGAGCCAGGCCCGTATTTTCCTGATGGCGGCCTCGTGGTCGAACCCGGCTTCCGGCTTGGTTCTCGTCGGCATTCTGCTCGACCGCACCGGAAAAATTCTGGGCGAAGAGCTTTCGCGCAGCCTGTACGCCGCCGCGAATCAAAGCTCCCGCCTGGTGGCGCTCGGCCTTCCCCCCACGGTGGCGTTCCTCGGCTGGCTGCTGGCGTTCGGGTGGTTCGCCGCGTTTGTCACGCAATTCTTCCGCTACGGCTCGTTTTCCGCCGGGAAGACCCCGCGCGGCATCCTGATCGAGCGCGGCATCCTGTTCCGAAGCCGCCAGTACCTGAAGGACCGGGCCGTGCGCGCGGTGAGTGTGCGCCAGACCCTGATGATGCGCATGCTGCGGCTTTCCTCGGTCTATCTGCACACGATCGGCTCCGGCAGGGAGAAGGACGACCGCAGTCTTCTGCTCGCCGCGGTTTCGGAGGAGGAGCTGGAATTCCACCTGAACCGCATTTACCCGATGGATGCCGAATGCCTTCTGACCGGGCGGCACGAAAAGAAAATCTCCCCGCCGCGCACCGCGCTGAAAAGCTTTCTGCTTCTGCCCGTTTGTCACCTGCTGGCGGTCGTGATCCTGTTTCTGCTGTGCCGGGCCTTCGCGCCGTTCTTCGCCCCGCTCGTGCTTTTTCTGCTCGTTTTTCCGCTATACCATACGGCGCTTCACATCGCCGCGTGGAAAGAATCGTTTCTGGCCGTTTCCGGCAAAAATCTGGTCGCCTGCGGGTACATCCGCGACCAGCTCTTCACCGCTGTGATCCCGCGGGAATCCCTGCAGTGCCTCGTCATCCGCCAGAACCCCTTTCAGCGGGTCAGCGGGCGGTGCAGCCTGCGCCTGTGCATCGGGACGGAGCGCGGGGCCTGTTTTACCCTGCGGCATTTTTCCCGGAAGGAGGCCGAGGCCCTTCTCGGCCTGTCAGGCTGA